A window of Ictidomys tridecemlineatus isolate mIctTri1 chromosome 1, mIctTri1.hap1, whole genome shotgun sequence contains these coding sequences:
- the LOC120885353 gene encoding uncharacterized protein LOC120885353 encodes MKLSADVLEIIACAILILVSFVGNTCLFYSTRKCISGCLKTSFLLIFSLVFVHLIKNLVVNVMKIVYSSGIVLDSAGCKVLHFTAALTTSLAIWFLLHFALFYHRKLYHIVYCSSEAANLDQQKHSLKRVSALWVAGVAVYIPVLIYTRKSEYLNTGNDTDSLSTNRIYMDCLIGFGNKQVEFYYGKIFLVLIDILPLAILVFVCFWMSFLLSEKKKMTYGDIWIGDDDSETEILRGAKFSILLMLLITPLWISHFVLVYFLKDLAAYVFIPAVLTALSSGFSALSPFLLMLVNYKMKLVSFCNAKEETPAPQSVNVTLSPYA; translated from the coding sequence ATGAAGCTCTCTGCAGACGTGCTTGAGATCATCGCTTGTGCCATTCTCATCCTTGTCAGCTTTGTGGGAaacacttgtttattttattctacaaGGAAGTGCATCTCTGGATGTTTGAAGACatcatttcttctcattttcagtCTTGTATTTGTCCACCTTATAAAAAACTTGGTGGTCAATGTCATGAAAATTGTGTATTCTTCTGGTATCGTGCTGGATTCAGCTGGCTGCAAAGTTCTGCACTTCACTGCAGCCCTGACAACTTCACTGGCCATCTGGTTCCTGTTACACTTTGCATTGTTCTACCACCGGAAGCTCTACCACATTGTCTACTGCTCCAGTGAGGCTGCAAACCTGGACCAACAGAAACATTCCCTGAAGCGGGTCTCTGCACTTTGGGTGGCTGGTGTGGCAGTGTACATCCCAGTTTTAATTTATACTAGGAAATCAGAATACCTGAACACAGGAAACGATACAGACTCCTTGTCGACTAACAGGATTTACATGGATTGCTTAATTGGCTTTGGAAACAAGCAGGTAGAGTTTTactatgggaaaatatttttagttctgatTGATATTCTTCCCTTAGCTATCTTAGTATTTGTCTGTTTCTGGATGTCTTTCCTCCTctcagagaaaaagaagatgacaTATGGTGACATCTGGATTGGAGATGATGATTCAGAAACTGAAATTCTTAGAGGGGCCAAGTTCAGTATTTTATTAATGTTGCTGATCACTCCACTTTGGATTTCTCACTTTGTCTTAGTCTATTTCTTGAAAGACTTGGCAGCCTATGTCTTTATTCCAGCTGTTCTCACAGCCCTCTCTTCAGGCTTCTCTGCTCTCAGTCCTTTCCTGCTTATGTTGGTTAATTATAAAATGAAGTTGGTGTCTTTCTGTAACGCCAAGGAGGAAACACCCGCACCACAGTCTGTGAATGTTACTCTTTCTCCATATGCTTAA